A window of Salvelinus sp. IW2-2015 unplaced genomic scaffold, ASM291031v2 Un_scaffold1253, whole genome shotgun sequence contains these coding sequences:
- the LOC112070201 gene encoding LOW QUALITY PROTEIN: interferon alpha-1-like (The sequence of the model RefSeq protein was modified relative to this genomic sequence to represent the inferred CDS: inserted 1 base in 1 codon; deleted 2 bases in 1 codon) yields the protein MAIQTITWMSAFLCXVQVFSMPMPCQLQGQLVRTTHNLLRDMGGHFPLECLQENVVMSFPATAFQLRRATVEPSGAKAIYETLKNITALFGTDEMPTMWDQQKLEYFQNIIYRQIEESKCMMGSVDTSDYPIRAEGLKTYFGNIAAVLTEKNFSYCAWEVVRKELLYTLEFILKHNSDSLLWSNRT from the exons ATGGCAATTCAGACTATCACTTGGATGAGCGCCTTCCTCT TCGTGCAAGTTTTCTCGATGCCCATGCCTTGCCAGCTACAAGGACAGCTGGTGCGAACAACCCACAACCTACTGAGAGACatg ggGGGTCATTTTCCTCTAGAGTGCCTGCAGGAGAATGTCGTCATGTCATTCCCAGCCACCGCATTCCAACTCCGGCGCGCCACAG TTGAGCCAAGTGGTGCTAAGGCTATTTATGAGACATTGAAGAACATA ACAGCATTGTTTGGAACCGACGAAATGCCGACGATGTGGGACCAACAGAAGTTGGAGTATTTTCAGAACATTATCTACCGTCAGATTGAAGAGAGCAAATGT ATGATGGGCAGTGTGGATACAAGTGATTATCCCATCAGGGCAGAGGGCCTGAAGACGTACTTTGGGAACATTGCAGCAGTCCTAACAGAAAAG AATTTCAGTTACTGCGCCTGGGAAGTGGTTCGAAAAGAACTCCTGTACACCCTAGAATTCATTCTGAAACACAACTCTGATAGCCTTCTGTGGTCCAACAGAACATGA